CCCGCGCTTTGCCGAGAGCATACGCCGTTTTCAGGGAGTCCCCACCATAGCGGTCTCCCCCGGTGGAAGGATATTTCTGGGCTGGTATGCCGGCGGCACCACCGAGCCCCACATAGACAATTACAATCTGCTGGTCTGCAGCGACGACGGCGGCAGGACCTGGTCCCGGCCCCTGATGGTCATCCCTTCCGACAGAGAACGCATGATCCACGCCTACGAGATCCAGCTCTGGACCGACCCCCGGGGCCGGCTGCGGCTGTATTGGGTGCAAAACGACGCAGAGCCCGGAGAAGACGCTTCTCCCGTATGGGCTCCCCGGCACCCGGAGGTGGTAGTAGACGGCGTCCTCTTCAACGATTTCCGCCACTCCATGTGGGAAATGGTGTGCGAAGACCCGGACGCCGGCGAGCCCCTTTTCTCCCCTCCCCGCTGCCTGGATATCGGCATACTGCGGTGCAAGCCCCTTGCCCTCTCGGACGGACGCTGGCTCTACTTCAACTACGACCAGCTCCACGATTCCTACGGCTACAGCATATCCGCCGACGAGGGGCGCACCCGGGTCCACGGCTACGGCGCCGGGGTCATTGACACCAATTTTGACGAAGCCATGGCCTATGAGAAGAAAAACGGCGAGATACGCATGCTGGCCAGATGCACCCTGGGAGAGCTGGCGGAAAGCAGTTCCTTTGACGGTGGCAGGACCTGGTCCCCTGCCCGGCTCAGCGGCATCCCGGCCGCCGACAGCAGGTTTTTCGTCTCCTGCACTCCCTCGGGCAGGATAATGCTCATCAGGAACGCTTCTCCCAAAGGGCGCAGCCATATGACGGTCTCTCTGTCGGAAGACGAGGGAGAGACCTGGTTTTGCAACAGGGTCATAGACACGAGAGAAGGGATATCCTATCCCGACGCGGATTTTTGGGGAGGAAGGGTGTTTGT
The nucleotide sequence above comes from Abditibacteriota bacterium. Encoded proteins:
- a CDS encoding exo-alpha-sialidase, which encodes MKKYAAQIPCEILYRPMDPRFAESIRRFQGVPTIAVSPGGRIFLGWYAGGTTEPHIDNYNLLVCSDDGGRTWSRPLMVIPSDRERMIHAYEIQLWTDPRGRLRLYWVQNDAEPGEDASPVWAPRHPEVVVDGVLFNDFRHSMWEMVCEDPDAGEPLFSPPRCLDIGILRCKPLALSDGRWLYFNYDQLHDSYGYSISADEGRTRVHGYGAGVIDTNFDEAMAYEKKNGEIRMLARCTLGELAESSSFDGGRTWSPARLSGIPAADSRFFVSCTPSGRIMLIRNASPKGRSHMTVSLSEDEGETWFCNRVIDTREGISYPDADFWGGRVFVTYDRERTGAREILFVSFTEEDIMDPSAAIRPVVLSKP